Proteins encoded together in one bacterium window:
- a CDS encoding tryptophan-rich sensory protein, with product MNQLPLKDGLGLLLFLGLSFAAALIGGLFTGAAIDSWYDAIAKPSWTPPDWIFGPVWTLLYLAMAVAAWLVWRQAGWSQAATGLTLFFIQLVLNAAWSALFFGARNPGLAFAEIVLLWCAILATLLAFWRVRPLAGMLFVPYLAWVTFAAVLNYAIWRLNS from the coding sequence ATGAATCAATTACCATTGAAAGACGGCCTGGGCCTGTTGCTTTTTCTCGGCCTCAGCTTCGCGGCGGCACTGATCGGCGGCCTGTTTACCGGCGCGGCGATCGATTCGTGGTATGACGCCATTGCCAAGCCGTCCTGGACGCCGCCGGACTGGATCTTCGGACCGGTGTGGACGCTGCTTTACCTCGCGATGGCCGTGGCAGCGTGGCTGGTGTGGCGGCAGGCCGGATGGTCGCAGGCTGCAACCGGCCTGACACTGTTTTTCATTCAACTGGTGCTCAATGCCGCGTGGTCGGCGCTGTTCTTCGGCGCGCGCAACCCCGGACTCGCATTCGCCGAGATCGTGCTGCTGTGGTGCGCGATACTGGCGACCTTGCTCGCGTTTTGGCGCGTGCGGCCGCTGGCGGGCATGCTCTTCGTTCCCTATCTTGCGTGGGTGACTTTTGCGGCGGTACTCAACTACGCCATCTGGCGATTGAATTCGTAG
- a CDS encoding SDR family oxidoreductase, which produces MSNAHSVHVVFGAGPLGLAVVRALVQRGRRVRLINRSGQAPAPAGVEVMAADATVAEVTRGLCQGATAVFQCAQPPYHQWPELFPRLQAGILAGAAASGAKLIAGENLYMYGDAGRPLTEDLPHRASTRKGRTRAQMAETLLAAHHAGTVRVSIGRASDFFGPGVLDSVMGDRVFPAALQGRKASAFGNLDLPHTYTFIDDFGEALVRLSEREEALGQVWHVPNAETVTTRAFIDMVFAEAGHPSRMSGMGKTMLRLGGLFIPPAREMVEMMYEFEKPFVVDHGKYAKLFGNHATPLRAAIRQTLAWYRDHLHIKN; this is translated from the coding sequence ATGTCCAACGCCCATAGCGTTCACGTGGTTTTTGGCGCGGGCCCGCTGGGTCTGGCGGTGGTGCGCGCGCTGGTGCAGCGCGGCCGCCGCGTGCGCTTGATCAATCGCAGCGGCCAGGCCCCCGCACCGGCGGGCGTCGAGGTGATGGCTGCCGACGCCACGGTTGCGGAGGTGACCCGCGGTTTGTGCCAGGGCGCCACGGCGGTGTTTCAGTGCGCGCAGCCGCCCTATCACCAATGGCCGGAGCTGTTTCCGCGCTTGCAGGCCGGCATTTTGGCGGGCGCCGCTGCCAGTGGTGCGAAATTGATTGCGGGAGAAAATCTCTATATGTATGGTGATGCCGGCCGGCCGCTGACCGAGGATTTGCCTCATCGCGCCAGCACGCGCAAGGGCCGCACGCGCGCGCAAATGGCTGAAACGCTGCTTGCCGCGCATCACGCCGGCACGGTGCGCGTCAGCATCGGCCGCGCCTCGGATTTTTTCGGACCCGGCGTGCTGGATTCGGTCATGGGCGATCGCGTCTTTCCCGCGGCTCTGCAAGGCCGCAAGGCCTCCGCGTTCGGCAATCTGGATTTGCCGCACACCTACACCTTCATTGATGATTTTGGCGAGGCGTTGGTGCGCTTGAGCGAACGGGAGGAGGCACTCGGCCAGGTGTGGCACGTGCCCAATGCCGAGACGGTAACGACACGCGCATTCATCGACATGGTCTTCGCCGAAGCCGGCCATCCCAGCCGTATGAGCGGCATGGGGAAAACCATGTTGCGGCTGGGCGGTTTGTTCATCCCACCGGCGCGCGAGATGGTCGAGATGATGTATGAATTCGAAAAGCCGTTTGTGGTGGATCACGGCAAGTATGCGAAGCTGTTTGGCAATCACGCCACGCCCTTGCGCGCAGCCATCCGCCAAACGCTGGCATGGTATCGGGATCATCTGCACATCAAAAACTGA
- the bcp gene encoding thioredoxin-dependent thiol peroxidase — MAPDFALPDDRGQLVRLSNYRGRKVVLYFYPEDDTPACTREACAFRDRFGDIQLHGAVILGVSADPVESHRKFKAKYRLNFPLLSDADRKVLRAYDVWQEKTMFGRTYMGVVRSTFIIDETGRIAKVFTKVKVDGHAAEVVATL; from the coding sequence ATCGCGCCGGATTTCGCTCTGCCGGACGATCGCGGTCAGCTCGTGCGTCTGTCAAACTACCGTGGCAGAAAGGTCGTGCTCTACTTCTATCCGGAAGACGACACCCCGGCGTGCACGCGCGAAGCCTGCGCCTTCCGTGACCGCTTCGGCGATATTCAGTTGCACGGCGCCGTCATTTTGGGCGTGAGCGCCGATCCGGTGGAATCACACCGGAAGTTCAAAGCCAAGTATCGCCTGAATTTCCCGCTGCTGAGTGACGCCGATCGCAAAGTGCTCAGGGCCTACGACGTTTGGCAGGAGAAAACCATGTTCGGCCGCACCTACATGGGCGTGGTGCGCTCGACGTTCATCATTGATGAAACCGGCCGCATCGCCAAAGTCTTCACAAAGGTGAAAGTCGATGGCCATGCTGCCGAAGTGGTGGCGACGCTGTGA
- a CDS encoding TonB-dependent receptor — MRTIVFVMLLLSFSLAAFGQPAGRIEGRVIDARSKEPLAGANVLVVGTSLGASADVEGLFAIPNLAPGTYLLRFSFVGYESLTKTDVVVTAARPAIVNVQMVESFLQRQEVVVTPGYFTEAFESPVSSTQLAAEEIRRFPGGFEDIVRTAAALPGVAVVNQGGRNDLLVRGGGPSENLYLINNIEVPNINHFGTQGSSSGALSFVNLDFIDRVEFSTGGFGVRYGDKLSSVLALDTRPGRRDRLGGEATISATQFGLNLEGPLSRRGDFLFSARQSYLDLIFKAAGLPFIPVYTDFNFIADLDFSPRSKLSFLGLAALDRVDRDQSSLENRVTNAGILDNTQNQIIAGANWRRVLGRGFFDLTANLNYNGFRFSQIDEFDREYFNSRADETELNVKLTSYLGLKRGGGLYAGLALKNIINDNTTVFADTVYDRSGRRVPVGSLGIPAANVIDLTTQKYAAYAEWEQKLSPWFNFNLGLRGDVYAFLDESFYPSARLAVGFKPAENVKFKGSLGRYYQSPSYVWVVNPVNRTLQALRNDAAIFGMEYLLRPDVNFSIESYYKRYRDLPTGTVAGRTDYLVLTNTGVGYGGREDDFQSFGYFPLVSQGRGRAYGFEVLLQKRFSEVPCYGQISLGYNQSEYTAANGVSYPGQFDQRWIFNLSGGYVFNSKWEFSSKFRFYTGAPFTPVYLPAQNGGEIQNLPEEYLSRRLAAGHHLDVRVDRRFNFSGWAMILFLDIQNIYNNRVQRRPSYDFWENRIDDRDDLGLLPSLGISAEF, encoded by the coding sequence ATGAGAACGATAGTTTTTGTGATGCTGCTGTTGAGTTTCAGCCTGGCGGCCTTTGGTCAACCGGCCGGCAGAATTGAAGGCCGCGTGATCGATGCCCGCAGCAAAGAGCCGCTGGCCGGCGCCAATGTCTTGGTGGTGGGCACCAGTTTGGGCGCCAGCGCTGACGTGGAAGGCCTGTTCGCCATCCCCAATCTCGCGCCGGGAACGTATCTGCTGCGTTTTTCTTTTGTGGGATATGAGAGTCTCACCAAGACCGACGTGGTGGTGACCGCCGCGCGGCCGGCGATTGTCAATGTGCAGATGGTGGAGAGTTTCCTGCAGCGGCAGGAGGTGGTGGTCACGCCCGGCTATTTCACCGAGGCCTTTGAAAGCCCGGTGAGCAGCACGCAGCTTGCCGCGGAAGAAATCCGGCGGTTTCCCGGCGGCTTCGAAGACATCGTGCGCACCGCCGCTGCCCTGCCGGGCGTCGCCGTGGTCAATCAAGGCGGCCGCAACGATCTGCTGGTGCGCGGCGGCGGGCCGTCGGAAAATCTCTACCTCATCAACAACATCGAAGTGCCCAACATCAACCACTTCGGCACGCAAGGCTCGAGCAGCGGCGCGCTCAGCTTCGTGAATCTGGATTTCATCGACCGGGTCGAGTTTTCCACCGGCGGGTTCGGTGTGCGCTATGGCGACAAGCTGTCGTCCGTGCTCGCGCTCGACACCCGGCCCGGCCGGCGCGATCGCCTCGGCGGCGAAGCCACCATTTCCGCCACGCAATTCGGGCTCAATCTCGAAGGCCCGCTCAGCCGCCGCGGTGATTTTCTCTTTTCTGCCCGCCAAAGCTATCTTGATTTGATTTTCAAGGCCGCCGGCCTGCCGTTCATCCCGGTCTATACCGATTTCAACTTCATTGCCGACTTGGATTTCTCCCCGCGCAGCAAGCTCTCGTTTCTCGGGCTGGCCGCCCTCGATCGCGTCGATCGCGATCAAAGCAGTCTGGAAAACCGCGTCACCAACGCCGGCATTCTGGACAATACCCAAAATCAAATCATCGCCGGCGCCAATTGGCGTCGCGTGCTGGGCCGCGGCTTCTTCGATCTCACCGCCAACCTCAACTACAACGGCTTTCGCTTCAGCCAGATTGACGAATTCGACCGTGAGTACTTCAATAGCCGCGCCGACGAAACCGAATTGAATGTCAAACTGACTTCCTATCTCGGCCTGAAGCGCGGCGGCGGCCTGTATGCCGGCCTCGCGCTGAAGAACATCATCAATGATAACACCACGGTTTTTGCCGACACGGTTTATGATCGCAGCGGCCGGCGCGTCCCAGTAGGCAGTCTCGGCATACCGGCCGCAAACGTCATCGATCTCACCACGCAGAAATATGCCGCCTATGCCGAGTGGGAGCAAAAGCTCTCTCCGTGGTTCAATTTCAACCTTGGCCTGCGCGGCGACGTGTATGCGTTTCTCGACGAGTCCTTTTATCCCTCCGCGCGGCTGGCGGTGGGCTTCAAGCCGGCGGAGAATGTCAAATTCAAAGGCAGCCTGGGCCGCTACTACCAATCGCCCTCCTACGTGTGGGTGGTCAATCCGGTCAACCGCACGCTGCAAGCGCTGCGTAACGACGCGGCCATTTTCGGCATGGAATATTTGCTACGGCCGGACGTCAACTTCTCGATTGAATCCTACTATAAACGCTATCGCGACCTGCCCACCGGCACTGTCGCCGGCCGCACGGATTATCTCGTGCTCACCAACACCGGCGTGGGCTATGGTGGCCGGGAGGATGATTTCCAATCGTTCGGCTATTTCCCCCTGGTCTCGCAAGGCCGGGGCAGAGCCTACGGTTTCGAAGTGTTGCTGCAGAAGCGCTTCTCTGAAGTGCCCTGCTACGGCCAGATCAGCCTGGGCTACAACCAGAGCGAGTACACCGCGGCCAACGGCGTGAGCTATCCCGGGCAATTCGACCAGCGCTGGATTTTCAATCTCTCCGGCGGCTATGTGTTCAATTCCAAATGGGAATTCAGCAGCAAGTTTCGCTTCTACACCGGCGCGCCGTTCACGCCGGTTTATCTGCCTGCTCAAAACGGCGGTGAGATTCAAAACCTGCCGGAGGAATATCTCTCACGCCGCCTGGCCGCCGGCCACCACCTCGATGTGCGCGTGGATCGCCGCTTCAACTTCAGCGGCTGGGCGATGATTCTGTTCCTCGACATTCAGAACATTTACAATAACCGCGTGCAGCGCCGGCCGAGCTATGATTTCTGGGAAAATCGCATCGACGATCGCGATGACCTCGGCCTTTTGCCTTCGCTTGGCATCAGCGCCGAATTTTGA
- a CDS encoding FAD-dependent oxidoreductase, producing the protein MSDAEVIIIGAGLAGLCCARRLQAEGVPYLLLEAADAAGGRVRTDELEGFLLDRGFQVLFTAYPEAARTLDYAGLDLKPLYPGALVRHGGRFHRLADPWRRPFDGIRTLFSPAGTLADKIRMAALRRRVRNTALEDLLQRPETSTREALHAAGFSAKIITRFFQPFFGGIFLEPELETSSRMFDFVFRMLAAGETALPARGMGSIPAQLAAALPAAAVRWHCRVNRITTNTVTLDTGERLTARAIVIATDGPEATRLWPELPAVPMQRVLCFYYAAQQAPLEEPILLLNGEGDGPVNNVCVPNLVAPDYAPAGAHLISATVLNTVLQDEKQLELSVRMQLAKWFGVQAQRWRLLKIYRLAHALPRQVPPALQPPQRPVRLRPGLYVCGDHRDNASINGAMVSGRRAAEAILAEL; encoded by the coding sequence ATGTCTGACGCTGAAGTCATCATCATCGGCGCGGGGCTGGCCGGCCTGTGCTGTGCCCGGCGCCTGCAGGCAGAAGGCGTTCCGTACCTGCTGCTCGAGGCCGCGGACGCTGCCGGTGGCCGCGTGCGCACCGACGAGTTGGAAGGATTCCTGCTCGATCGCGGCTTTCAAGTCTTGTTTACGGCTTATCCCGAGGCCGCGCGCACGCTTGATTATGCCGGCCTCGATTTGAAGCCTCTCTACCCCGGGGCGCTGGTGCGCCATGGCGGCCGATTTCACCGCCTCGCAGATCCCTGGCGCCGGCCGTTCGACGGCATCAGAACTCTCTTCTCGCCGGCCGGAACGCTGGCCGACAAGATCAGGATGGCGGCGCTGCGGCGCCGTGTGCGCAACACTGCGCTGGAAGACCTGCTGCAACGGCCGGAAACCTCGACGCGGGAAGCGCTGCATGCTGCCGGCTTCTCCGCGAAGATCATCACGCGTTTTTTCCAGCCGTTTTTCGGTGGAATTTTTCTCGAGCCGGAATTGGAAACCTCCAGCCGCATGTTCGATTTCGTGTTCCGCATGCTGGCTGCGGGAGAAACCGCGCTGCCGGCGCGGGGCATGGGCAGCATTCCGGCGCAACTCGCCGCGGCCTTGCCCGCGGCAGCCGTGCGCTGGCATTGCCGCGTGAACCGGATCACAACGAACACCGTCACGCTCGACACCGGCGAGCGGCTGACGGCGCGCGCCATCGTCATCGCCACGGACGGCCCGGAAGCAACGCGCTTGTGGCCCGAACTGCCGGCGGTGCCGATGCAGCGGGTGTTGTGCTTCTATTATGCCGCACAACAAGCACCCCTCGAGGAACCGATTTTGCTTTTGAATGGTGAGGGAGATGGCCCGGTCAACAATGTTTGCGTGCCCAATCTCGTGGCGCCGGACTATGCCCCGGCGGGCGCCCATCTGATTTCCGCAACGGTACTGAACACGGTATTGCAGGATGAAAAGCAGCTCGAGCTGTCGGTGCGCATGCAGCTTGCCAAATGGTTCGGCGTGCAAGCCCAACGCTGGCGTCTCTTGAAAATCTACCGGTTGGCGCACGCCCTGCCCCGGCAAGTGCCGCCGGCGCTGCAACCGCCGCAACGGCCTGTCCGCTTGCGGCCCGGACTTTACGTCTGCGGTGATCACCGTGACAATGCTTCGATCAACGGCGCCATGGTCTCCGGCCGCCGCGCCGCCGAGGCGATTCTCGCGGAGCTGTAG
- a CDS encoding GTP-binding protein produces the protein MPSLQKKICLLGTFGVGKTSLVRRFVENHFEDKYLSTIGVKVSRKQLAVAAGTLDLLVWDIANADELGTVEKSYFRGAQGALVVHDLTRPESCERLAVYCRRFLEVAPRARLVFAGNKLDLIEAPQPSPEEYLQFTAGFSAPHFFTSAKTGAQVEQAFQALAEAILAAP, from the coding sequence ATGCCTTCTCTCCAGAAAAAAATCTGTCTGCTCGGCACGTTTGGCGTGGGCAAGACCAGCCTGGTGCGGCGCTTCGTTGAAAATCACTTCGAAGACAAGTACCTCTCCACCATCGGCGTGAAAGTGAGCCGCAAGCAACTGGCCGTGGCCGCCGGCACGCTTGATTTGCTGGTGTGGGATATCGCCAATGCCGATGAATTGGGCACGGTCGAGAAAAGCTACTTTCGCGGCGCGCAGGGCGCGCTGGTGGTACATGATCTCACGCGCCCGGAATCGTGCGAGCGTCTGGCCGTTTATTGCAGGCGCTTTCTCGAAGTTGCTCCGCGCGCGCGCCTGGTTTTTGCCGGCAACAAGCTCGATTTGATCGAAGCACCGCAACCTTCCCCGGAAGAGTACCTTCAATTCACCGCCGGCTTTTCCGCTCCGCATTTTTTCACCAGCGCCAAGACCGGTGCGCAGGTTGAGCAAGCTTTTCAAGCCCTGGCGGAGGCCATCCTTGCTGCGCCTTGA
- a CDS encoding SDR family oxidoreductase, with the protein MSGSSQPLLLLTGATGYVGGRLLKALEARGFRVRCLARRPEFLAARVGANTAIVKGDVLEASSLPAALAGVHTAYYMVHSMGSAGTFEEQDRRAARNFAEAARRAGVRRLIYLGGLGKDDALSPHLDSRQEVGRLLRESGVPTVELRASIIIGSGSLSFEMIRALVEKLPVMITPRWTSSLAQPIAIEDVIAYLMAALEVPAEGVFEIGGADQVSYLDLMKEYARQRGLQRLIIPVPMLTPRLSSLWLGLVTPLYARVGRKLIDSVRHDTVVTDQRSLATFAIQPRGIRAAIARALAHEDREFAETRWSDALSSPGQLRSWGGVKFGTRLVDSRSAQVTSSPAAAMAPIRRIGGKTGWYYGNWLWRLRGFIDLLFGGAGLRRGRRDPEWLAPGDTVDFWRVEAFEPDRLLRLSAEMKVPGRAWLQFEVEPRAGGASVRQTAIFDPAGILGLLYWYALYPLHEIVFAGMLRGVVQAIDQKEKK; encoded by the coding sequence ATGAGTGGCTCCTCTCAACCATTGCTGCTTCTGACTGGCGCCACCGGCTATGTCGGCGGCCGCCTGTTGAAAGCGCTCGAAGCCAGGGGATTCCGGGTGCGCTGTCTGGCGCGCCGTCCCGAATTTCTGGCAGCGCGAGTTGGCGCCAACACCGCGATTGTCAAGGGGGATGTGTTGGAGGCGAGTTCGCTGCCGGCGGCGCTCGCAGGTGTGCACACGGCCTATTACATGGTTCACTCCATGGGTTCGGCCGGCACCTTCGAGGAGCAAGACCGCCGCGCGGCGCGCAATTTCGCCGAAGCAGCCCGTCGCGCCGGTGTGCGCCGCCTGATCTATCTGGGCGGCTTGGGCAAGGACGATGCCCTTTCCCCGCATCTCGACAGCCGCCAGGAAGTCGGACGCCTCCTGCGTGAGTCGGGTGTGCCGACGGTGGAACTGCGCGCCTCGATCATCATCGGCTCGGGCAGCCTGTCTTTCGAAATGATTCGCGCGTTGGTGGAAAAACTGCCGGTGATGATTACGCCACGCTGGACGAGCTCGCTGGCGCAACCCATCGCGATCGAAGACGTGATTGCCTATCTCATGGCCGCGCTGGAAGTGCCGGCGGAAGGCGTCTTCGAAATCGGCGGCGCCGACCAGGTTTCCTATCTTGATCTCATGAAAGAATACGCCCGCCAGCGCGGCTTGCAGCGCCTGATCATTCCGGTGCCCATGCTCACCCCGCGGCTGTCGAGCTTGTGGCTGGGTTTGGTGACGCCATTGTACGCGCGCGTCGGCCGCAAATTGATCGACAGCGTGCGGCATGACACGGTGGTCACTGACCAGCGCAGTCTGGCTACCTTCGCCATTCAACCGCGCGGCATCCGTGCCGCCATTGCCCGGGCGCTGGCGCATGAAGATCGTGAGTTTGCTGAGACCCGCTGGTCGGATGCGCTGTCTTCTCCCGGTCAGCTTCGCAGTTGGGGCGGCGTCAAGTTCGGCACGCGGCTGGTGGATTCACGCTCGGCACAGGTGACCAGCTCTCCGGCTGCGGCCATGGCGCCGATTCGCCGCATCGGCGGAAAGACCGGGTGGTATTACGGCAATTGGCTGTGGCGTCTGCGCGGGTTCATTGATTTGCTGTTCGGCGGCGCGGGGCTGCGCCGCGGCCGCCGCGATCCGGAGTGGCTCGCGCCCGGTGACACGGTGGACTTTTGGCGCGTCGAGGCTTTTGAACCTGACCGGCTGCTGCGTTTGTCAGCGGAGATGAAAGTGCCGGGCCGCGCCTGGCTGCAGTTCGAAGTCGAGCCGCGCGCGGGCGGTGCCAGCGTGCGGCAAACGGCGATCTTCGATCCCGCCGGAATTTTGGGCTTATTGTATTGGTATGCGCTGTATCCCCTGCATGAAATCGTGTTCGCCGGCATGTTGCGCGGCGTGGTGCAGGCGATTGACCAGAAGGAAAAAAAGTGA
- a CDS encoding MerR family transcriptional regulator, whose amino-acid sequence MARRTGLSPHVIRIWERRYGAVVPQRSHTNRRMYSEADIERFTLLRKAVDLGHGIGHVAKLPTERLRQLIALEGAPAREPAVASVLNAQRSAMSSAPAAQDSVHVEACLAAVRRLDAMELERAIARAAVALSRPVLIDQVLVPLIHEVGELWQVGTLRVVHEHLLTAAIRSFWSTIRSPQEALPGAPNMVITTPAGQIHELGAILAAATASAMGWRTTYLGPNLPAEEIAAALEFNQAQIVALSVVYPDDDPLLEHELRRLRHYLHPAIAIIVGGRAAQSYHRVLDEIGAERICVLADFRERLAGFRRQPDAPLATAPPPPAE is encoded by the coding sequence GTGGCGCGTCGTACAGGGCTTTCTCCGCACGTGATTCGAATCTGGGAACGCCGGTATGGCGCAGTTGTGCCGCAGCGTTCGCATACCAACCGCCGCATGTACTCCGAAGCAGATATCGAGCGCTTCACTCTGCTGCGCAAGGCGGTTGACCTGGGCCACGGCATCGGCCACGTCGCAAAGTTGCCGACGGAAAGATTGCGCCAACTCATCGCGTTGGAAGGCGCACCGGCGCGCGAACCGGCGGTCGCGAGTGTGCTGAACGCGCAAAGGTCGGCGATGTCATCTGCGCCCGCCGCGCAGGACTCCGTGCACGTCGAGGCTTGCCTGGCAGCAGTGCGGCGCCTGGATGCGATGGAATTGGAACGCGCCATCGCGCGCGCTGCGGTGGCGCTGAGCCGGCCGGTTTTGATCGATCAAGTCCTGGTGCCGCTCATTCACGAGGTGGGCGAGTTGTGGCAGGTGGGAACCTTGCGAGTGGTGCATGAGCATCTGCTCACTGCAGCGATCCGGTCCTTCTGGTCAACGATTCGCAGTCCACAAGAGGCCTTGCCGGGCGCTCCCAACATGGTGATCACAACGCCCGCCGGCCAGATTCACGAGTTGGGCGCGATTCTGGCGGCCGCCACCGCCTCGGCTATGGGATGGCGGACAACCTACCTCGGCCCCAACCTGCCCGCCGAGGAAATTGCTGCGGCGCTGGAATTCAACCAGGCGCAAATCGTGGCGTTGAGCGTCGTCTATCCGGATGATGATCCTCTCCTGGAACACGAGCTGCGCCGATTGCGGCACTATTTGCATCCCGCCATCGCCATCATCGTCGGCGGCCGGGCCGCGCAGAGCTACCACCGGGTGCTGGACGAAATCGGCGCGGAACGAATTTGCGTGCTCGCGGATTTCC
- a CDS encoding cryptochrome/photolyase family protein has protein sequence MRRFYQQLNRTALASANRRWLFVPYDQLAGQIGPVGRENPRELGIVVIENTWKASRRPYHKQKLALLLANLRHFAVEQASRGVAVRHVVAAAPYCEALRPLVAELGPLRVMEPAERELRVDLQPLIDEGGLQVIPHEGWLTTTAQFFASRSKGGAWRMDAFYRHVRRASGILMKDGKPLGGKFSMDAANRQQWKNGPAAPALPVFTPDDLTGEVAELIETRFAHHPGRLDLRMLPASREDAEALWDWAKRECLPLFGPYEDAMSARSRSLFHTRLSALLNLQRLLPARVVNEAENLDIPLASKEGFIRQILGWREFVHHVHVATDGFRRLPDREIAVAASPGDAGYQRWANPQWRASHLPGAADEGGAMPAFLGGTTPLPPAFWGQPSGLACLDEVVQGVWEEGYSHHITRLMVLANLATLLDVSPRELTDWFWVAYTDAYDWVVEPNVLGMGTFAIADLITTKPYVAGAAYLHRMSDYCRECRFDPKSSCPFTPLYWAFLGRHEAKLRHNDRLKLVLAALRKRPAHRRRREAQVFEHVRSTLRDGEALNPAGMPA, from the coding sequence ATGCGCCGGTTTTACCAGCAACTCAACCGCACCGCGCTCGCTTCCGCCAACCGCCGCTGGCTGTTTGTGCCCTATGACCAGCTTGCGGGCCAAATCGGGCCGGTCGGCCGCGAGAATCCTCGCGAGCTTGGCATTGTGGTGATTGAAAACACCTGGAAAGCGAGCCGGCGGCCCTATCATAAACAAAAGCTGGCTTTGCTGCTGGCAAATTTGCGCCACTTTGCGGTAGAACAGGCCAGCCGTGGCGTTGCTGTCCGTCATGTCGTAGCTGCCGCGCCCTATTGCGAAGCCCTGCGGCCTTTGGTGGCTGAGCTTGGCCCGCTGCGCGTCATGGAGCCGGCCGAACGTGAGCTGCGGGTCGACCTCCAGCCGTTGATTGATGAAGGTGGACTGCAAGTGATTCCGCACGAGGGTTGGCTGACCACCACTGCGCAATTCTTCGCCAGCAGAAGCAAGGGAGGCGCCTGGCGCATGGACGCCTTCTACCGTCACGTTCGCCGCGCGAGCGGTATCCTCATGAAAGACGGCAAACCGTTGGGCGGCAAATTCAGCATGGACGCGGCCAATCGCCAGCAGTGGAAAAACGGCCCAGCCGCCCCGGCGCTTCCGGTTTTTACTCCCGATGACCTCACCGGCGAAGTCGCAGAACTGATCGAAACGCGCTTTGCGCATCATCCCGGCCGGCTGGACTTGCGCATGTTGCCCGCGAGTCGCGAAGACGCAGAGGCGTTGTGGGATTGGGCAAAGCGTGAATGTCTGCCGCTCTTCGGGCCTTATGAAGACGCCATGTCCGCCCGCTCGCGCAGCTTGTTTCATACCCGGCTCTCCGCTTTGTTGAATCTGCAGCGCCTGTTGCCCGCGCGTGTGGTCAATGAGGCCGAGAATCTCGACATTCCTCTCGCGAGCAAAGAGGGCTTCATTCGGCAGATTCTGGGATGGCGTGAGTTCGTGCACCACGTGCACGTGGCCACGGATGGTTTCCGCCGACTCCCGGACAGGGAGATTGCCGTGGCCGCTTCACCGGGCGATGCTGGCTATCAACGCTGGGCCAATCCGCAATGGCGCGCTTCCCATCTCCCAGGTGCGGCCGATGAGGGCGGCGCGATGCCGGCTTTCCTGGGCGGAACCACACCGCTGCCGCCGGCGTTTTGGGGCCAGCCCTCGGGACTGGCCTGCCTCGATGAAGTCGTGCAAGGCGTTTGGGAAGAAGGCTACAGCCATCACATTACCCGCCTGATGGTGCTGGCCAATCTCGCCACGCTGCTCGACGTGTCGCCGCGCGAACTGACCGACTGGTTTTGGGTAGCCTACACCGATGCCTATGATTGGGTGGTCGAGCCGAATGTCTTGGGCATGGGCACGTTCGCGATCGCGGATTTGATTACCACCAAGCCTTATGTCGCAGGCGCAGCGTATCTTCATCGCATGAGCGATTATTGCCGTGAGTGCCGCTTTGATCCCAAATCGAGTTGTCCGTTCACGCCGTTGTACTGGGCCTTTCTCGGCCGGCACGAAGCGAAACTGCGACACAACGACCGGCTCAAACTCGTGCTGGCCGCGCTGCGCAAACGCCCTGCCCATCGGCGCCGGCGCGAAGCGCAGGTGTTTGAGCATGTGCGCAGCACTTTGCGCGATGGCGAAGCGCTGAATCCCGCAGGAATGCCGGCATGA
- a CDS encoding NAD(P)-binding domain-containing protein encodes MRIGILGTGMVGRALGTKLLERGHAVRMGSRTANNEKAATWAQAGGTNASHGTFAEAAAFGEILFNCTSGMASLAVLQQAGAENLAGKILIDIANPLDFSKGMPPTLSVCNTDSLGEQIQRAFPGLKVVKALNTMNCNVMVNPGLLSEAHDVFISGNDAQAKAAVTGLLQREFGWQSVIDLGDISTARGTEMMLPVWVRLWGVLQTPNFNFKIVK; translated from the coding sequence ATGCGCATTGGAATTTTGGGCACGGGCATGGTCGGCCGCGCCCTTGGTACGAAATTGCTCGAGCGCGGCCATGCCGTCAGAATGGGCTCGCGTACCGCCAACAATGAAAAAGCGGCGACGTGGGCGCAGGCCGGCGGCACAAACGCTTCGCACGGCACGTTTGCGGAGGCCGCCGCCTTCGGTGAAATTCTCTTCAATTGCACCTCCGGCATGGCCTCGCTGGCCGTGCTGCAGCAGGCGGGCGCAGAAAATCTCGCAGGCAAGATCTTGATCGACATCGCCAATCCGCTCGATTTTTCCAAGGGCATGCCGCCCACACTGTCAGTGTGCAACACCGATTCGCTGGGCGAGCAGATTCAGCGCGCCTTTCCCGGCCTCAAAGTGGTGAAAGCGTTGAATACCATGAACTGCAACGTCATGGTCAATCCCGGCCTGCTCAGCGAGGCACATGATGTCTTCATCAGCGGCAACGACGCCCAAGCCAAGGCCGCAGTCACCGGGCTGCTGCAGCGCGAGTTTGGCTGGCAATCGGTAATCGATTTGGGCGACATCAGCACGGCGCGCGGCACCGAGATGATGTTGCCGGTGTGGGTGCGGCTGTGGGGCGTCCTGCAGACACCCAACTTCAATTTCAAGATCGTGAAGTGA